A single region of the bacterium genome encodes:
- a CDS encoding prolyl oligopeptidase family serine peptidase, with amino-acid sequence GLMTLRVALEGAPEWRETILRPDGALLARADEALAAPVPADPRRRAGLDALRLARAAAAAELKAAGPRDDPARAAESFAALRATLNDLDASVGPFVRPGARLAAVRSSVDGSLQPLTIWIPEGFDPSVPRDVVVALHGSGVDEQGIVAEVAATLGPFAPLIVAPRGRGLSDWYFDATEIDVLDAAKLAKTLCPARKVFIYGFSMGAFAAWRIPFRHAGVFDGAIVNGGGPYFAGSGRPETSVEPLAGKAAKETPFLVLHGTADRSVPIGPTDAWVAKLKGLGYDIVYVRREGGGHGDFDARAEIRAWFGTHAPSSK; translated from the coding sequence CGGCCTGATGACGCTGCGCGTCGCCCTCGAAGGGGCGCCCGAGTGGCGCGAAACGATCCTTCGCCCCGACGGCGCGCTCCTCGCGCGCGCCGACGAGGCCCTCGCCGCGCCCGTTCCCGCCGATCCGCGCCGCCGCGCCGGTCTCGACGCGCTCCGGCTGGCGCGCGCCGCCGCCGCCGCGGAACTCAAGGCGGCCGGTCCGCGCGACGATCCCGCGCGCGCCGCCGAGTCGTTCGCGGCGCTGCGCGCGACGCTGAACGACCTCGACGCGTCCGTCGGTCCGTTCGTCCGCCCCGGCGCCCGCCTCGCGGCGGTCCGCTCGTCGGTGGACGGATCGCTCCAGCCGCTCACGATCTGGATTCCGGAGGGGTTCGATCCGAGCGTCCCGCGGGACGTCGTCGTCGCCCTCCACGGCAGCGGCGTCGACGAACAGGGCATCGTGGCCGAGGTCGCCGCGACGCTCGGCCCGTTCGCGCCGCTGATCGTCGCGCCGCGCGGGCGCGGCCTCTCCGACTGGTACTTCGACGCCACGGAGATCGACGTCCTCGACGCGGCGAAGCTCGCCAAGACCCTCTGCCCGGCGCGCAAGGTCTTCATCTACGGCTTCTCGATGGGCGCCTTCGCCGCTTGGCGGATCCCGTTCCGCCATGCCGGCGTCTTCGACGGCGCGATCGTCAACGGCGGCGGCCCCTACTTCGCCGGCTCCGGCCGTCCGGAGACCAGCGTCGAGCCGCTCGCCGGCAAGGCGGCCAAGGAGACGCCGTTCCTCGTGCTCCACGGCACAGCCGACCGCTCCGTGCCGATCGGCCCCACCGACGCGTGGGTCGCCAAGCTGAAGGGGCTCGGCTACGACATCGTTTACGTCCGCCGCGAAGGGGGCGGGCACGGCGACTTCGACGCCCGCGCCGAAATCCGCGCCTGGTTCGGAACGCACGCGCCGTCTTCGAAGTAG